Proteins found in one Acidimicrobiales bacterium genomic segment:
- a CDS encoding RidA family protein, whose amino-acid sequence MPVEGLRMLRPASFGAPRGPYSPGVLAEAPTRLLYLAGQVPTDGEGGVVGEDFATQARRVFQNIGAVLAEAGMGFGNVVKFTNYLVDPSHLPELRAVRGELWPELFPDGAFPADTLLVVARLARPEFLLEIEAVAVECASR is encoded by the coding sequence ATGCCAGTTGAGGGGCTGCGGATGCTGCGGCCGGCGAGCTTCGGTGCGCCGCGGGGGCCGTACTCGCCGGGAGTGCTCGCCGAGGCGCCGACGCGGCTGCTCTACCTCGCCGGCCAGGTGCCGACCGACGGGGAGGGCGGCGTCGTCGGCGAGGACTTCGCCACCCAGGCGCGCCGCGTCTTTCAGAACATCGGCGCGGTCCTCGCCGAGGCAGGGATGGGCTTCGGCAACGTCGTCAAGTTCACCAACTACCTCGTGGACCCCAGCCACCTTCCCGAGCTGCGGGCGGTGCGCGGCGAGCTCTGGCCGGAGCTCTTCCCCGACGGCGCCTTCCCGGCCGACACGCTGCTCGTGGTGGCGCGCCTCGCGCGCCCGGAGTTCCTCCTCGAGATCGAGGCGGTGGCCGTCGAGTGCGCCTCGCGTTGA
- a CDS encoding DinB family protein has product MAVITPDTKDWTWVLERRCPECGFNASSCRAEEVPELLRDNTCRWSSLLARGFLTPLRPDDSTWSPLEYACHVRDVYRRYLGRVELMLAEEDPLFPNCDQDASAVEDDYAGQQASVAVGELVAAGSALADLLGGLTAGQWARRGRRSDGATFTLDTLSRYMAHDVVHHLLDVTR; this is encoded by the coding sequence GTGGCGGTGATCACGCCGGACACCAAGGACTGGACCTGGGTCCTCGAGCGGCGCTGCCCGGAGTGCGGCTTCAACGCGAGCAGCTGCCGCGCCGAGGAGGTGCCGGAGCTGCTCCGCGACAACACGTGCCGGTGGTCCTCGCTCCTCGCACGGGGGTTCCTTACCCCGCTGCGCCCAGATGACTCGACCTGGTCCCCTCTCGAGTACGCCTGCCACGTGCGCGACGTCTACCGCCGCTATCTCGGGCGGGTGGAGCTGATGCTCGCCGAGGAGGACCCGCTCTTTCCCAACTGTGACCAGGACGCCTCGGCGGTCGAGGACGACTACGCGGGCCAGCAGGCGAGCGTCGCCGTCGGCGAGCTCGTCGCCGCCGGCTCGGCGCTCGCCGACCTCCTCGGGGGCCTCACGGCTGGGCAGTGGGCACGCCGCGGCCGTCGCAGCGACGGCGCCACCTTCACCCTCGACACGCTCTCGCGCTACATGGCCCACGACGTCGTGCACCACCTCCTCGACGTCACCCGGTAG
- a CDS encoding GNAT family N-acetyltransferase — protein sequence MAEEDREWLGALLLRPARPDEGRAVAELWLTARKASFPANPAGVHDDEDVRHYFATVVLAHCEVVVAEHPAEGLVGLLVLATGFIEHLMVAPGRDGRGLGSMLVGLAKARSPAGLDLWTFQSNGRARSFYERHGFVAVASTDGDNEEGAPDVRYHWPPPTAQAAEQPPDG from the coding sequence GTGGCCGAGGAGGACCGGGAGTGGCTCGGCGCGCTACTCCTCCGCCCCGCCCGCCCCGACGAGGGCCGCGCTGTCGCGGAGCTCTGGCTGACCGCCCGCAAGGCCTCCTTCCCGGCCAACCCCGCCGGGGTGCACGACGACGAGGACGTCCGCCACTACTTCGCGACTGTCGTCCTCGCGCACTGCGAGGTCGTCGTCGCCGAGCACCCCGCGGAGGGCCTCGTCGGCCTGCTCGTCCTCGCCACGGGCTTCATCGAGCACCTGATGGTTGCCCCCGGCCGTGACGGCCGCGGCCTCGGCAGCATGCTCGTCGGCCTCGCGAAGGCGCGCTCCCCCGCCGGCCTCGACCTGTGGACCTTCCAGTCCAACGGGCGCGCCCGCTCCTTTTACGAGCGCCACGGCTTCGTCGCGGTGGCGAGCACCGACGGCGACAACGAGGAGGGCGCGCCCGACGTCCGCTACCACTGGCCCCCGCCCACAGCGCAGGCCGCGGAGCAGCCCCC